Within the Pradoshia eiseniae genome, the region GCTGAATCAGCGATCTGCCATTGGATAGCTTGGCGATCGGCGATAGGGCGACCGAATGTAAAGCGCTCCTTGGAATAATCAATGGCCATTTGCAGAAGACGTTCTGCTGTCCCTACCGCCCTTGCTCCGACGACCCATCTTGCAAATCCAATCCATTCAAGCCCTAGCTTGTATCCGCCATGAAGCTCTCCTAGAATATTTTCCTCAGGCACACGGACATTATCGAACACGAGCCCAGCTGGACCCCATTCACCCATCGTGTGAATATACTCAGATTTCCAGCCCATGTCACGATCAACGATGAAGCAGGTGACACCCTCCCTGCCAGTTTTCGCATGAGCCTCCTTATCTGTTATGGCGATGACCATGACAAAGTCTGCTTCATTGCCGCCGGTAATAAAGGTCTTCTCCCCATTGATGACCCACTTATTCCCATCCTTAACAGCCGTTGTTCTAATATTCCTTGTATCAGACCCAGCATCAGGCTCCGTCATGGCAAAACAAGATTTTTTCTCTCCGTTGATTGTCGGAATCAAATATTTTTGTTTTTGCTCCTCATTGCCATAGTAGAGGATATTATCAGCCGACCCGCCAAAGCGGAATGGGACAAAGGTTTTCGATACTTCCATATAAACAATGGCCATCATCATTTGGCCTAAATCAGCCCCGCCGTACTCCTCTGGAGTGTTGATGCCCCAGAATCCAAATTCCTTTGCTTTCAGCTGTAGTTCCAGAAGCTTCTCTTCGGATAAGCTCGGTCTGCCCTCACGTTCATTTTTTAGTACTTCATTTTCCAACGGAATCAGTTCATTCTCCACAAACCTTCTGATTGTGTTTCTCACCATTTTTTGCTCATCTGATAATCGTAAATCCATCCTTCTCCCACCTGTCCTATATATTTTGAAATCGCTTACAAAAAAGTTTTAGGTTCATTTTTTAGTAATGCAATTATCGTGCCAAACAGAAAACGCCTTCGTCTGCAGACTCAACATGTACATACTGATTCAATTTTAAGGAATCATTCAAAATTGAATCAGTGACTTATAAGGAGCTCCCTCCATCAACAGCTATAATTTGTCCGGTAATGTGATCGCTTGCTCTGCT harbors:
- a CDS encoding acyl-CoA dehydrogenase family protein, with the protein product MDLRLSDEQKMVRNTIRRFVENELIPLENEVLKNEREGRPSLSEEKLLELQLKAKEFGFWGINTPEEYGGADLGQMMMAIVYMEVSKTFVPFRFGGSADNILYYGNEEQKQKYLIPTINGEKKSCFAMTEPDAGSDTRNIRTTAVKDGNKWVINGEKTFITGGNEADFVMVIAITDKEAHAKTGREGVTCFIVDRDMGWKSEYIHTMGEWGPAGLVFDNVRVPEENILGELHGGYKLGLEWIGFARWVVGARAVGTAERLLQMAIDYSKERFTFGRPIADRQAIQWQIADSAVEIEAARWLTLNAAFTLDRGEDNRHLAAMAKLYGANMGNRVVDRVLQIHGGMGYTRELPIERWYREARLWRIYDGTDEIQRMIISRNLLKGHVKVGDFI